In Erpetoichthys calabaricus chromosome 2, fErpCal1.3, whole genome shotgun sequence, a genomic segment contains:
- the LOC114646653 gene encoding ephrin type-B receptor 3-like isoform X1, which yields MDYFAFLCSCLLPLALAVEETLMDTKWATSELAWTSHPETGWEEVSGYDEAMNPIRTYQVCNVRELNQNNWLRSGFIMRQSVHRVYVEIKFTVRDCNSIPNIPGSCKETFNLFYYEADSDSATAMSPFWMENPYVKVDTIAPDESFSRLESGRVNTKVRSFGPLSKNGFYLAFQDLGACMSLISVRVFYKKCPTTIASFAMFPETVTGAEATSLVIAPGTCIPNALEVSVPLKLYCNGDGEWMVPVGACTCAAGFEAAAKDTQCLACSPGNFKSRQGDGLCIPCPPNSRTTSNAATICSCRSGYYRADSDQPEMACSTVPSPPRNVISNVNETSVVLEWSEPQDSGGRDDLLYNIICKKCGTERGICTRCDDNVEISPRHLGLTEKRVYVSNLQAHTRYSFEIQAVNGVSSKSPHPPPFAAVNITTNQAAPSAVPTVHLMGATASTMSLSWIPPEKPNGIILDYEIKYHEKGHPEAIAHTVTSQHSSFRVEGLKTGTTYMIQVRARTVAGYGKYSNPQDFSTNLQDDPAKNIQEQLPLIVGSATAGLVFIIAVVVIILVCFRKQRNGSESEYTEKLQQYSKYGWSDQTLTCTVQKMEAGGTETVSFLLNLVTPGMKVYIDPFTYEDPNEAVREFAKEIDISCVKIEEVIGAGEFGEVCRGRLKLPGRREIIVAIKTLKAGYTERQRRDFLSEASIMGQFDHPNIIHLEGVVTKSRPVMIVTEFMENGALDSFLRLNDGQFTVIQLVGMLRGIAAGMKYLSDMNYVHRDLAARNILVNSNLVCKVSDFGLSRFLEDDTTDPTYTSSLGGKIPIRWTAPEAIAYRKFTSASDVWSYGIVMWEVMSYGERPYWDMSNQDVINAVEQDYRLPPPMDCPTALHQLMLDCWVKDRNLRPKFAQIVNTLDKLIRNAASLKVISNVHSGVSQPLLDRCVPDYTTFTTVGDWLDAIKMSRYKDNFLNAGFASFDLVAQMTAEDLLRIGVTLAGHQKKILSSIQDMRLQMNQTLPVQV from the exons AAACGTTAATGGACACAAAATGGGCTACATCAGAGTTGGCGTGGACATCCCATCCAGAAACTGGG TGGGAGGAAGTCAGCGGCTATGATGAGGCCATGAATCCAATCCGGACCTACCAGGTGTGCAATGTGCGGGAGCTGAACCAGAACAACTGGCTACGTTCAGGCTTCATCATGCGGCAAAGTGTGCACCGAGTTTATGTGGAAATTAAGTTTACTGTCAGGGACTGCAACAGCATTCCCAACATTCCTGGTTCTTGTAAAGAGACTTTCAACCTCTTTTACTATGAGGCAGACTCAGACTCTGCTACAGCTATGAGCCCTTTCTGGATGGAGAACCCTTATGTTAAGGTGGACACTATTGCTCCAGATGAGAGTTTCTCCAGGTTAGAGTCTGGCCGAGTCAATACCAAGGTGCGAAGCTTTGGCCCACTCTCCAAAAATGGCTTCTACTTGGCATTCCAGGATTTGGGGGCATGTATGTCCCTTATTTCAGTACGGGTCTTCTATAAGAAATGCCCAACCACCATTGCCAGCTTTGCTATGTTCCCAGAGACTGTGACAGGTGCAGAAGCCACATCATTAGTTATCGCTCCTGGAACATGCATCCCCAATGCCTTGGAGGTATCTGTGCCTCTCAAACTGTACTGTAATGGTGATGGAGAGTGGATGGTTCCTGTGGGTGCGTGCACTTGTGCAGCCGGGTTTGAGGCAGCAGCCAAGGATACACAGTGCTTGG CTTGCAGCCCGGGGAACTTCAAATCTCGTCAGGGAGATGGACTTTGCATACCTTGCCCCCCCAACAGCCGGACGACTTCAAATGCTGCTACCATTTGTTCTTGTCGAAGTGGTTACTACCGGGCAGATAGTGACCAGCCTGAGATGGCTTGCAGCA CTGTACCATCACCCCCACGTAACGTCATCTCCAATGTGAATGAGACCTCTGTGGTACTGGAATGGAGTGAGCCACAGGATTCAGGAGGCCGGGATGACCTCCTGTACAACATAATTTGCAAGAAGTGTGGCACTGAACGGGGAATTTGCACCCGTTGTGATGACAATGTGGAGATCTCACCTCGTCACCTGGGCCTTACCGAAAAGAGGGTGTACGTGTCCAACCTGCAGGCACACACACGCTATAGCTTTGAAATTCAGGCTGTCAATGGGGTGTCCAGCAAGAGCCCACACCCACCTCCATTTGCAGCTGTGAATATCACCACCAACCAAGCGG CCCCTTCTGCAGTTCCCACTGTTCACCTGATGGGGGCAACAGCAAGCACCATGAGTCTCTCTTGGATACCTCCTGAGAAGCCCAATGGAATCATCCTGGACTATGAGATCAAATACCATGAGAAG GGTCACCCAGAGGCCATTGCTCACACAGTGACCAGTCAGCATAGTTCCTTCCGTGTTGAGGGCCTTAAAACAGGCACTACATATATGATTCAGGTTCGAGCCAGGACGGTTGCAGGGTACGGCAAATACAGTAACCCTCAGGACTTTAGCACCAATCTGCAGG ATGACCCCGCCAAGAACATTCAGGAGCAGTTGCCTCTCATTGTTGGCTCTGCCACAGCAGGTCTAGTCTTCATTATTGCTGTGGTGGTCATTATCCTGGTCTGCTTCAG GAAACAACGGAATGGTTCTGAGTCAGAGTATACAGAAAAACTGCAGCAGTACAGTAAGTATGGCTGGTCAGATCAAACTTTGACATGTACTGTACAAAAAATGGAAGCTGGTGGCACAGAGACTGTGTCATTTCTTCTTAATTTAGTTACCCCTGGGATGAAAGTATACATTGACCCCTTCACTTATGAGGACCCCAATGAGGCTGTCCGTGAGTTTGCCAAAGAGATTGACATTTCCTGTGTGAAGATAGAAGAAGTCATTGGAGCAG GCGAGTTTGGTGAGGTTTGCCGTGGTCGTCTGAAGCTTCCTGGTAGACGGGAGATTATTGTGGCCATTAAGACTTTAAAGGCAGGCTACACAGAACGTCAGCGCCGTGATTTCCTGAGTGAGGCCAGCATTATGGGCCAGTTTGACCACCCCAACATCATTCACCTGGAAGGTGTGGTGACCAAGAGCCGGCCAGTCATGATTGTGACAGAGTTCATGGAGAATGGGGCTCTGGATTCCTTCCTGAGG CTGAATGATGGCCAGTTTACAGTAATCCAGTTGGTGGGAATGCTGCGGGGTATAGCAGCTGGCATGAAGTACCTCTCCGATATGAACTACGTTCATCGAGACCTGGCAGCCCGTAACATCTTGGTCAACAGCAACCTTGTATGTAAGGTGTCAGATTTTGGACTCTCTCGCTTCCTGGAGGACGACACTACTGACCCCACCTACACCAGCTCTCTG GGGGGCAAGATCCCAATTCGATGGACTGCACCAGAAGCCATTGCTTATAGGAAGTTTACATCAGCCAGTGATGTGTGGAGTTATGGAATTGTGATGTGGGAAGTGATGTCCTATGGAGAACGGCCATACTGGGACATGTCCAATCAAGAT GTTATCAATGCAGTAGAGCAGGACTATCGCCTGCCCCCACCTATGGACTGCCCCACAGCTCTACATCAGCTCATGCTCGATTGCTGGGTCAAGGACAGGAACCTACGGCCAAAATTTGCTCAGATTGTGAACACACTTGATAAGCTGATACGCAACGCTGCCAGCCTGAAGGTCATTTCCAATGTACATTCAGG GGTGTCCCAACCTCTTTTGGACCGATGTGTCCCTGACTACACAACCTTCACCACTGTGGGAGACTGGCTGGATGCCATCAAGATGAGTCGCTACAAGGACAACTTCCTCAATGCTGGCTTTGCCTCTTTTGACCTGGTGGCCCAAATGACAGCAGA AGACTTACTGCGGATAGGAGTAACACTAGCCGGACACCAGAAGAAGATCCTCAGCAGCATCCAGGATATGCGCTTACAGATGAACCAAACGCTGCCTGTTCAGGTGTGA
- the LOC114646653 gene encoding ephrin type-B receptor 3-like isoform X2 — protein MDYFAFLCSCLLPLALAVEETLMDTKWATSELAWTSHPETGWEEVSGYDEAMNPIRTYQVCNVRELNQNNWLRSGFIMRQSVHRVYVEIKFTVRDCNSIPNIPGSCKETFNLFYYEADSDSATAMSPFWMENPYVKVDTIAPDESFSRLESGRVNTKVRSFGPLSKNGFYLAFQDLGACMSLISVRVFYKKCPTTIASFAMFPETVTGAEATSLVIAPGTCIPNALEVSVPLKLYCNGDGEWMVPVGACTCAAGFEAAAKDTQCLACSPGNFKSRQGDGLCIPCPPNSRTTSNAATICSCRSGYYRADSDQPEMACSTVPSPPRNVISNVNETSVVLEWSEPQDSGGRDDLLYNIICKKCGTERGICTRCDDNVEISPRHLGLTEKRVYVSNLQAHTRYSFEIQAVNGVSSKSPHPPPFAAVNITTNQAAPSAVPTVHLMGATASTMSLSWIPPEKPNGIILDYEIKYHEKGHPEAIAHTVTSQHSSFRVEGLKTGTTYMIQVRARTVAGYGKYSNPQDFSTNLQDDPAKNIQEQLPLIVGSATAGLVFIIAVVVIILVCFRKQRNGSESEYTEKLQQYITPGMKVYIDPFTYEDPNEAVREFAKEIDISCVKIEEVIGAGEFGEVCRGRLKLPGRREIIVAIKTLKAGYTERQRRDFLSEASIMGQFDHPNIIHLEGVVTKSRPVMIVTEFMENGALDSFLRLNDGQFTVIQLVGMLRGIAAGMKYLSDMNYVHRDLAARNILVNSNLVCKVSDFGLSRFLEDDTTDPTYTSSLGGKIPIRWTAPEAIAYRKFTSASDVWSYGIVMWEVMSYGERPYWDMSNQDVINAVEQDYRLPPPMDCPTALHQLMLDCWVKDRNLRPKFAQIVNTLDKLIRNAASLKVISNVHSGVSQPLLDRCVPDYTTFTTVGDWLDAIKMSRYKDNFLNAGFASFDLVAQMTAEDLLRIGVTLAGHQKKILSSIQDMRLQMNQTLPVQV, from the exons AAACGTTAATGGACACAAAATGGGCTACATCAGAGTTGGCGTGGACATCCCATCCAGAAACTGGG TGGGAGGAAGTCAGCGGCTATGATGAGGCCATGAATCCAATCCGGACCTACCAGGTGTGCAATGTGCGGGAGCTGAACCAGAACAACTGGCTACGTTCAGGCTTCATCATGCGGCAAAGTGTGCACCGAGTTTATGTGGAAATTAAGTTTACTGTCAGGGACTGCAACAGCATTCCCAACATTCCTGGTTCTTGTAAAGAGACTTTCAACCTCTTTTACTATGAGGCAGACTCAGACTCTGCTACAGCTATGAGCCCTTTCTGGATGGAGAACCCTTATGTTAAGGTGGACACTATTGCTCCAGATGAGAGTTTCTCCAGGTTAGAGTCTGGCCGAGTCAATACCAAGGTGCGAAGCTTTGGCCCACTCTCCAAAAATGGCTTCTACTTGGCATTCCAGGATTTGGGGGCATGTATGTCCCTTATTTCAGTACGGGTCTTCTATAAGAAATGCCCAACCACCATTGCCAGCTTTGCTATGTTCCCAGAGACTGTGACAGGTGCAGAAGCCACATCATTAGTTATCGCTCCTGGAACATGCATCCCCAATGCCTTGGAGGTATCTGTGCCTCTCAAACTGTACTGTAATGGTGATGGAGAGTGGATGGTTCCTGTGGGTGCGTGCACTTGTGCAGCCGGGTTTGAGGCAGCAGCCAAGGATACACAGTGCTTGG CTTGCAGCCCGGGGAACTTCAAATCTCGTCAGGGAGATGGACTTTGCATACCTTGCCCCCCCAACAGCCGGACGACTTCAAATGCTGCTACCATTTGTTCTTGTCGAAGTGGTTACTACCGGGCAGATAGTGACCAGCCTGAGATGGCTTGCAGCA CTGTACCATCACCCCCACGTAACGTCATCTCCAATGTGAATGAGACCTCTGTGGTACTGGAATGGAGTGAGCCACAGGATTCAGGAGGCCGGGATGACCTCCTGTACAACATAATTTGCAAGAAGTGTGGCACTGAACGGGGAATTTGCACCCGTTGTGATGACAATGTGGAGATCTCACCTCGTCACCTGGGCCTTACCGAAAAGAGGGTGTACGTGTCCAACCTGCAGGCACACACACGCTATAGCTTTGAAATTCAGGCTGTCAATGGGGTGTCCAGCAAGAGCCCACACCCACCTCCATTTGCAGCTGTGAATATCACCACCAACCAAGCGG CCCCTTCTGCAGTTCCCACTGTTCACCTGATGGGGGCAACAGCAAGCACCATGAGTCTCTCTTGGATACCTCCTGAGAAGCCCAATGGAATCATCCTGGACTATGAGATCAAATACCATGAGAAG GGTCACCCAGAGGCCATTGCTCACACAGTGACCAGTCAGCATAGTTCCTTCCGTGTTGAGGGCCTTAAAACAGGCACTACATATATGATTCAGGTTCGAGCCAGGACGGTTGCAGGGTACGGCAAATACAGTAACCCTCAGGACTTTAGCACCAATCTGCAGG ATGACCCCGCCAAGAACATTCAGGAGCAGTTGCCTCTCATTGTTGGCTCTGCCACAGCAGGTCTAGTCTTCATTATTGCTGTGGTGGTCATTATCCTGGTCTGCTTCAG GAAACAACGGAATGGTTCTGAGTCAGAGTATACAGAAAAACTGCAGCAGTACA TTACCCCTGGGATGAAAGTATACATTGACCCCTTCACTTATGAGGACCCCAATGAGGCTGTCCGTGAGTTTGCCAAAGAGATTGACATTTCCTGTGTGAAGATAGAAGAAGTCATTGGAGCAG GCGAGTTTGGTGAGGTTTGCCGTGGTCGTCTGAAGCTTCCTGGTAGACGGGAGATTATTGTGGCCATTAAGACTTTAAAGGCAGGCTACACAGAACGTCAGCGCCGTGATTTCCTGAGTGAGGCCAGCATTATGGGCCAGTTTGACCACCCCAACATCATTCACCTGGAAGGTGTGGTGACCAAGAGCCGGCCAGTCATGATTGTGACAGAGTTCATGGAGAATGGGGCTCTGGATTCCTTCCTGAGG CTGAATGATGGCCAGTTTACAGTAATCCAGTTGGTGGGAATGCTGCGGGGTATAGCAGCTGGCATGAAGTACCTCTCCGATATGAACTACGTTCATCGAGACCTGGCAGCCCGTAACATCTTGGTCAACAGCAACCTTGTATGTAAGGTGTCAGATTTTGGACTCTCTCGCTTCCTGGAGGACGACACTACTGACCCCACCTACACCAGCTCTCTG GGGGGCAAGATCCCAATTCGATGGACTGCACCAGAAGCCATTGCTTATAGGAAGTTTACATCAGCCAGTGATGTGTGGAGTTATGGAATTGTGATGTGGGAAGTGATGTCCTATGGAGAACGGCCATACTGGGACATGTCCAATCAAGAT GTTATCAATGCAGTAGAGCAGGACTATCGCCTGCCCCCACCTATGGACTGCCCCACAGCTCTACATCAGCTCATGCTCGATTGCTGGGTCAAGGACAGGAACCTACGGCCAAAATTTGCTCAGATTGTGAACACACTTGATAAGCTGATACGCAACGCTGCCAGCCTGAAGGTCATTTCCAATGTACATTCAGG GGTGTCCCAACCTCTTTTGGACCGATGTGTCCCTGACTACACAACCTTCACCACTGTGGGAGACTGGCTGGATGCCATCAAGATGAGTCGCTACAAGGACAACTTCCTCAATGCTGGCTTTGCCTCTTTTGACCTGGTGGCCCAAATGACAGCAGA AGACTTACTGCGGATAGGAGTAACACTAGCCGGACACCAGAAGAAGATCCTCAGCAGCATCCAGGATATGCGCTTACAGATGAACCAAACGCTGCCTGTTCAGGTGTGA